The genomic window AAGAACCTGCCCCCCAGCACCCCTCTACGGAAGGGGGGAACCCCGGCCCGCGCCCTAACATCTAGCGGGGGGTCCCAGCTGAGGTCACTGCTGAAGACCCCCTTAACCCTGGCTCAGCCGGACTTCAGCAGCCCCTGTCTAACTGGAGCCTCCCCACCGCTCACTATGGGACCCTGCTGTGGGGAACAGGAGAGCGCCCACACTCAGGGAAAGGTACCTGTCAATCACCAACACAGTGATTGACCTGCCCCAAAATGATGAGgccagggtcgtattcattaggcaccaaacggaagcaGACGGGTactgaaacaggaagggactacctgaacttccaataagaaacacttgtaTTCCTTTGCcaaacgttttgctacagtgttCCCTAATGAGTACGACCAATCATTGAATTGTTCTTTCTGGTAATCCAGCATGTAGGTTAGTTATTGACCATGTAAATAATGCAGTAATTCTCTATGCCCTCAGATCCCTTTCCCTTCAATGGAAGAAGATGTTGACAGTTCATGGATGGACAATGCAGGTTGGTTGTTGAACGGTGATCATTGCTGAGAGGAAGCTGTTTCTAGTCAAGCTCTGTGTAAAACTTCACATTGTTGTCACTTGCTGTATGTATTTCCAGAGCTGGAGACTGGACCTCTGGATCTGACCTCAGCTTTTCAAGAGGAGGACTCTGTTTGTGAGGAAATGTCAGGTGAGATCTAGTTACTTCAGTTTAGACTGGTGGTGtgtctcaaattgcaccctatttcctaaatagtgcgctatatagggaatatcgtgccatttgggacgtatggTCAGACTTCAAATTCTATTCCACCCACCTTTCACTCCCTCCCCTTATGTAACAGCACCTCTCCTCCTCAGCCTCAAGTCATTGGCTTAGTGTTTACAGGGGTGTCAGTGAGGTCAAATGAGAGGCTTAAGCGGAGGTGTGTTTGCTGTAGATGCTGCCTCAGTGCCTGACCCTGCCCCAATGCCTGACCCTGCCCTGGAGCCAGAACCAGCCGCCACAGCCCGCTCTCGCAGCAGAAAGAGAAAGGTCTGGTAACACACCACTCATTCACTGAACAGGATATCCTCATTCCCTCCACTTACACACCAATTAGATAATATTGGTCCAGAGATAAGATTATCATAATATTATTGCTATCTTAATCTGATGATCTAGGGTTAATCTCAATGGAAGAGCTTGTGAGTGTATCCAAATAGATCCTATCCTAATGCCACCTCTCTAAATGTATATCTCTTCATATCTCTCTTATCTATCTCTGTTCTTTCAGCAACCAGAGGAGAAGAGTGAGCCTGTGAAGAAGAGGTCGTCTCGTATTGCTGCCAAGTCTGCCTGTGGGAGGATGAAGGTCAGTCTGGGCTCTGCTCATCACTCATAAGTTTCTCTACAGAGATGTATAATATTACACACTGTGGCTGTGGGTAGTACAGTGAGCTAAGCCTCAGGGAGGTATTACATATACCAAGCTACTTGCCTCGTTGTAAGCCACAGTCAATCTGCCTTTCTCATACTCAAGGAATTTAGGTGGTTACTTCATTCAAATTTCTGCAAGAATTAAACTTAATTTAGAAGGTGGTGGTGTTTGGAGTACTTGTGGTATTTACTTTAGTTTTGGAAAGGAAGGGAATGAGCATTAAAGGGCCAAAGAAGAAACTACTGGGAttgttataataatatatacagtccATTCTGaatgttttcagaccccttgactttttcaacattttgttacgttgcagccttattctaaaatagattaaatcatctacacacaataccgaaTAAAGAcaatgtttttttatgtattacaaaaaaacagatcacatttacataagtattgaaaccctttactcagtactttgttgaagcaccttttggcagcgattacagcctcgagtcttcttgggtatgacactacaagcttggcacacctgtgtttgaggagtttcttccattcttctctgcagaacctctcatgctctgtcaggttggatatgtagcgtcgcagcacagctattttcaggtctctctagagatgtttgatcgggtttaagtctgggctctggctggccactcaaggacattcagagacttgccccgacgctaatcctgcgttgtcttggctgtgtgcttagggtcgttgtcctgttggaaggtgaacctttgccccagtctgaggtcctgagtgctctggagcaggttttcatcaaggatctctctgtactttgctacattCATCTTTGccacaatcctgactagtctcccagtccctgccactgaaaaacattcccacagcatgatgctgccaccaccatgcttcaccgtagggatggtgccaggtttcctccagactttactcttggcattcaggccaaagagttcaatcttggtttcatcagaccagagaatcttgtttctttaggtgccttttggcggaCTGTcgcgtgccttttactgaggagtggcttcagtctgtccactctaccataaaggcctgaatggtggagtgctgcaaagatggttgtccttctggtagggctgaccccaattagtcgattgtttggtcgttgGGCTGTTGGTTGACCGAGATTTGTTTTAGTCGAGCGGTAACATTTGcacccatctcagtgaactaatctaTTGCGGCGGCCAagactaaaagccaatttatgctcgatacgaaaatgtggtcggagtctccatatggagggtgtgacgcaattgcggagcATGCAGAGGCTAAATCCAGCTCTGTACCCATCACTATGTGCctcccaaatgttgtaacaatgcagagggctTTGTaaagctccgcattgacatgattggttgacggtaggtgggggtggtacatcctgtataaatacaaactcacttccttgataACAGCTCTGCGAagtgcaagaagtatgaatggCTTGACTTTTGCTGAGGTcgtatcaccgtaaatgctgcatggccaatgcagacgTGGGATTGATCATGGCCCCAGATGCACAATGCACTGttctctccagaatgcgctctctTGCCAATTTGTGCATATTCCTTGTTATacaacttcattgtgtgaattgtttgcattTGATTGTTGGTGTAtgtcaattccccattacatacagtaccagtcaaaagtttggacacatcaactctttcaatggtttttctttatttgtactattttctacattgtagaataattagtgaagacatcaaaacatgaaataacacatggaatcatgtagtaacccaaaaagtgttaaagaaatatattttatatctgagattcttcaaagtagccaccctttgctttgatgacagctttgcgcactcttggtattctctcaaccagcttcacctggaatgcttttccaacagtcttgaaggagtttccacatatgctgagcacttgttggctgctttttccttcactctgcggtccaactcatcccaagccatctcaattgggttgaggtcgggtgattgtgcactccatcgctctccttcttggtcaaatagcccttacatagcctggagctgtgttgggtcattgtcctgttgaaaaacaagtgatagtcccactaaacgcaacaCCAGATGGGttggcttatcgctgcagaatgctgtggtagccatgctggttaagtgtgccttgaattctaaataaatcagtgtcaccagcaaagcaccatcacaccacctccatgcttcacggtgggaaccacacatgcggagatcatccgttcacctactctgcgtctcacgaagactcggcggttggaacccaaaatctcatttggactcatcagaccaaaggacagatttccaccggtctaatgtccattgctcgtgtttcttggtatTGTATGTCACCAGTTAACATTTACTGTTAATTCTTGTCATtgctaatctacaatgtttgttacgGTCATTTcttttaatgcattcaatattattatttCAGTCTCCCTgttctcattgtcggagtggacacgttgtttgcagagtgcacaacctatgctacacttgtgagaaacacgttttggtttatttcattccatttactagttctgtcaatttagtcattgtcttttgtttggagctctcctgtcaatgttgagtaaagacgcgcacgtatagaagtaggcctatagtttACCtagcctgtgtgcaaatgtaggtatataaatgtgcccatttggggatctgatagtatttctgattggcttaatgcACCACTACTAATAACCTGTGGAAATTcccaaagtaatgttttcttcacctcaaacagtaAGCAAACAAAGtttgtttttacatccattgagaattacaatagttcctcaatgtatttgaaaaatctttccagctctctccctttcaatAAGCACTTGGCATGAAAGGGGAAAATGTAATGCTCttatccagtggaaatgtcataaaataggcttcttatcagtgcttgacttggactgaaataggttccggtactTATTTTGGCTGcgggtactgtttatatttaggtgcaggagcttcACAATAGTTTTGAGCTATTATTCTATAAGAGGAGCAGGAGcccaagcagtagaacatttgaggtgccagtACTCAGCGAGCTACTGCCTAAGTCAAACactgcttcttatcccttgcgcaaatagccaacagctgtgtctgtccagagcTCACTGGCATGGGAAAATGAGGGCCGAGAATATTTTCTACAATGTTCGCTAGGCAAGCTTTGGGCAggacccaagttaatagttgatacaatgtttcaagttcattGCAGATGGGcaatgtgtagccaatgtgatttattggatatttattttaatctggatattttctacctgcaggctgcaatgttatttgttggctttatgtaggctgtTCTTACATagatggcaatagaagttactttttagctttatcattttaattaatttggatagaatttttattaaccacatgacaatggtTTTGAGATATAAAGGCAGTATTATAAATTTAAATGAAACTTTGACAAATGTGCATATGTGAAACCATAACTGGCAGGCAGATCGGTAGAAATAGTATTCTACATGAGAAAGGTTGCAGACTCTTCGTGTAGCCTATtacggcaacttcaggagagtaatggcagaatctgcgtaagccagcaggaggagagtagttgggttgttttttttcttctggttatctagCTATGGCGCCCTCTTGaggcatcagacaagctcaacgcacatagttgattttattaaaacacaggttcttggtcacctccctgagcaaggcccttctccctggattgctcagtttgaccgagcggccagctctaggaagaagagtcttggtggttccaaacttcttccttttaagaatgatggaggccacagtgttcttggggaccttcaatgctgcagacattttttggtgcccttccccagatctgtgccttgacacaatcctgtctcggagctctacggacaattccttcaaccggcttggtttttgttctgacatgcactgtcaactgtgggaccttatatagacaggtgtgtgccttttcaaatcatgtccaatcaattgaatttaccacaggtggactccaatcaagttgtagaaacatcaaggatgatcaatggaaacgggatgcaccGGAACTCAATTTGAGtctcagcaaagggtctgaaatatttatgtaaataaggtatttttgtataaaaaaaatatatacatttgctaaagtgtcaaaaaacctgttttcacttcgtcattatggggtattgtgtgtagattgataaggaaaacattttatttaatccattttagaataaataaggctataacgtaacaaagtggaataagtcaacgtctctgaatactttccgaatgcactgtagtataTACCAGTTAACATAAGCTTTTAtacaaagcgacttagtcatgttGGCATACGATTTACGTATGGCTGGTTCTGGGAAtggaacccactaccctggcgttacaagtgccgtgctctaccaactgagctacacttgTAATAACTGCATTCCTCAGAGGTGACAGTAAAACAATGAATAAACAAGGAGTGATGTAAGAATGGGGCAAACCAGCTTAGGTGTTCACTGTGTTTGTTTCTCTAGAACTCAGCAAAGCGTTGCTTTGCGAAGAAGGCGGTGGACCGTTCTCTGTATGGGAAGAGAGACTATGCATCCAAGAATCCCACACTCAGTCCCATCACAGAGATCCTGTCCTCCCTTAGCCACTCTCCTCAACACCCCCACAACTGCAAACGCACAGGTAAGCGCACAGCTGTTGGGCTCTGTTCGAATACCCAGGAACAATCATTCCTTCCATGAACTAATCATTGATCTAACATGTTTGGTGAGAGCCAGGCTTCCACTGTTGGATTTACAGTATACATCAAGGAAGTATTCGAACAGGCCTTGGACTACACCCACAATCACTTATGAAGACACTTTAGATCAGGAGTCGGCAACCGTCCCGCAGGCgatttacattttttggggtccCCCCAAGTGTTTTGTAAAAATTGTTATTAATTGTTGGCCTAAAAATACTAAAATcaccattaaaaaaaatatgctcccaagtattcccacaaatggagacatacagtgcattcagaaagtattcaaaccccttccctttgtccacattgttacgttagccttattcttaaattgattaaattcattgttttcctcggtctacatacaataccccataatcacaaagcgaaaacaagttttgaaaattttgcaaatgtattaaacatttaaatacagaaataccttctttttttttcacaagtattcagaccttttgctgtAAGACTCAAAATTGTGCTCGGGTGCATctcgtttccattgatcatccttgagatgtttctacaacttgattggagtccacctgtggtaaattcatttgtttggacatgatttggaaaggcacacacctgtctatataaaggtcccacagttgacagtgcatgtcagaacaaaaaccaagccatgaggttgaagaaattgtccctagagcaccgagacaggattgtgttcgaggcacagatctcgTGAAGGGTAGcaaaaatgtctgcatcattgaaggtcccaaagaacaccgtggcctcaatcattcttaaatggtagaagaacccgatggtcactctgccagagctccagagttcctctgtggagatggttgtccttctggaaggttctccgatctctgcagcactccaccaatcaggcctttatggtagagttgccagatggaagccactcctcagtaaaaggcacatgacagcctgcttggagttggccgaaaggtacctaaaggacactcggaccatgagaaacaagattctctggtctgatgaaaccaagattgaactcattggcctgatTGCTAAACTTCatgtctggtggaaacctggctCCATCGTTAcagtgctgtggggatgtttttcagcggcagggactgggagactagtcaggattgagggaaagctgaaagtagcaaagtacagagagctccttgatgaaaaccttctccagaatgctcaggacctgagactggggcgaaggttcaccttccaataggacaacgaccccaaacacacacctaagacaatgcaggagtggctttgggacaggtCTCcatttgttattttcaaataccattttttggggggcttaATTGTGGTCAATTTGTAGTGTAAAGTGTAATAATTATTTTCTGGCCCCCTGACCAGCTGCAGCTGACTCTCTCTAGTTGCCTATCCCTGACTTAGATACACCACTCAAGTCAAGGCATGTTCAACTACTCTCACTGATTCACACTTGAGATACAATACTAAGTTCAGTCAATAGAAATGCTACTACTTTGTATTGTATATGCATTCTCATAGGCCATTCACTCTGACTAGGTGCATGTCCAGATAGTCTGTATTAGTAGCTAGTAGCCCTAGACagtacattttagttatttagcacatgctcttatccagagcgacttacaggagcaattagggttgtgtcttgctcaaggaagggcacatcgacagatttttcacctagtccgCTCGGGGAATCGAACCAATTAActtttagttactggcccaacgctcttaatcgctagcctacctgccgcccttttttaacattttgcctgttctgggaacatacatttttcaggttgcagggaggttctgagaacattttactatgGCTCCCCAaaagttttcctgggagattTTATTAATCTTCTGAGAACGGAAATTCTAGGTTATTTTAGGTATTTAACGTTCTGAGGACATGTTTCATGTTCAGTAGTAACCCATGTTGTGTGTCCTCCCGCCACAGCCAAAGAAGACTCCATCCTATTAGAAGATTACGTTAATAGTGACCCCGTCACCAGAGTGGTCACAGCTGCAGCCCTGTGGTCAAGCTGCTTCTGCCCCCCGGTCAGTGAGGACTCACCAGAAGACACCACCCCAGCTGCAGAGCCCTCTGATGGACCTTCAGTAGACTGCCAGAGCCCTGTAGGCTCCACCACAGACAGCTCTGGGACTGGAAGAgcagcacagatctggagaagatGGTCAGGTCCAGCAAAGACCTCCAGAACCAAAAGGCAGAGTGTTATTAGAGTAGGTAGAGGGAACGGCAGGAAGGTCAGTGTTCCTGTTGATAACTGGCTGAGTGAAGAGACCGAGGAGCAGGTAGAAACCTTTGATACAGAACAAGACCCAACAGAAACAATCCAGCCAGAGGTTTTAGTGTCCAGCCCAGCCAAGCACACAGTACCTGGTGAACCTAACGCACAGTCTACCTCAGACCCTGTAGATACAGATCAATGCACTGGCACACTTCCAGATGCAGGTAGGAGTGGGGATAGTCCAGCTAGAGCTGACACTGATATTACTACATCCTGCCCTCCAGATGAGGTTAGCACCACAGTGGCTCCCTCAGAGCAGAAGGCAGTGAGCCATGTAGAACAGAGTCCAAACAAAGGCGGGCAGAGAGGAGCAGCTCAGGGCCCAGGCCGCTCCAGGGGTAGAAGGAGCTCTATATACGCCAGCAAagtcagagaggaggagcaggcttCCCAGCCAAATGGGCCACAGGCAGTGGAGAAGAGAGGGCAGGAGGTGAATGATAACCACAGGTCAGGAATGGAGCTGGGTAACGTTATAGAACAGGCCTCCACCTCCTACCCAGAGTCCCTCCTTCCCCCCTGGGCACAGGAAGAGTTCAACATTGATGATGTGCTGCGGCCTCTCCCCTGCAGGGGGCATCGGTCTGTCCGCCGCAGCCTGAGGAACCAGAGCCAGAGCAGTACCCTGGAGGCCTCCGGCCTGGCCTGGCTACCCCACACCTCTCTGGACTCCATTAGTGCTGTCCGCAGGAAGACCAGGGGCAGACGCAGCTCCCTGGAGGCCTCCGGCCTGGCTACCCCACACCTCTCTGGACTCCATTAGTGCTGTCCGCAGGAAGACCAGGGGCAGACGCAGCTCCATCCAGGCTCTACTACACCCTCCCCTGGAGGAAGTGGACCACACTGACCTATGAGCCACTCCAatgctagcctgtccactacCTGGACACTTTGGCTGTGaatgaaatggcaccctattcactatgaaGGTCATTACTTTTCTTGACTAGGGTTGACCATTTCCACCTGCTTTTGATACTGTTAGAAAAGCTATTTTTATTGGTTGTGAGTTTTATAAAGCACTGTTTTTGTTTTTAGTAATTAAGTAGTATAAATGGACTAAGATCTACCTTTTAATGTGATTTAACAGTTTGGCAGTTATTGTCATTTACCAAGGCTCATGGAGTAGGAGATGTACAGACAGTGCATTTTTTACTCTTTGAATGTGTACCTCCTGTATTCATTAAATAAAATGGGGATCTTCCAAACTATTAATTGTCTGAACATTATACAGGCCTCTCTTGAAATAGAAATGCATTATAAACATCTAAAAAGTTGAattataaatatatacactactggtcaaaagttttagaacagctactcattcaaggtttattattttttttactattttctacataatagtgaagacatcaaaactatgaactaacacatatggaatcatgtagtaaccaaaaacctATTGGACTGTTATTTCCCtttgctgttcttgccataatatgaacttggtcttttaccaaatatgtctatcttctgtataccgccGCTACttagtcacaacacaactgattggctcaaatgcattaagaaggaaagaaattccacaaattaaccttttagaaggcacaactgttaattgaagtGACTACCTTGTGAagcttggggcggcaggtagcctagtggttagagcgttggactagtaaccgaaaggttgcaagattgaatccccgagctgacaaggtaaaaatctgttctgcccctggacaaggcagttaacccactgttcctaggctgtcattgtaaataagaatttgttcttaactgacttgcctagttaaataaaataaaaaagctagttgagagaatgccaagagtgcaaagctgtcatcaaggcaaagggtggctatattttgtttaacactttttttggttactacataattccatgtgttatttcatagttttgatgtcttcactattctacaatgtaggaaatagtaaaaaataaacacttgaatgaataggtgttctaaaacttgactggtattgtatattttttaaattctagtGGAAAAACAATTGAAGTTACTGCTATAGTTATTTCCTACAATAGATTATACTGCAGTGATCCCGTTTCCCGAACCAAGCTAgtcaatatacacacaattatCTACTGACCTACCAATCAATACTAACTCAACTGGTAATCACAGTGAATATTAAATGTCAGCATTAAATACCATTGTATTTAGTCCTACTGGTATTCATTTCCCCTTTGGACCGGATGTGTTTTTCCTTGTCTCTAATTTggctattacagagagcctaaaCTGAATCATGCTTTTTCACCCTAATATGTATAGTTATGAAATGGATGTTTTAGCTAATGGTAAGGAAAACATTTGGCTCTACATATTGATATggtaaatacagaaataaataaaatagcagGCGACTGATGAATGCGATTAAAAAATGGTCTTTGCAGGGgtcatatacactatatacaaaagtatgtagacaaaAGTAGTGGATTCGGTTTCagacacccgttgctgacaggtgtataaatttgagcacacagccatgcaatctccataaacaaacattgccAGTAGGATAGCCTAGTAGGATAGCCTAAAGAGCTCCGTGACTTTCAACATGCCACCGTCAtagaatcaatcaaatgtatttataaagctctttttacatcagccgatgtcacaaagtgctatacagaaacccagcctaacaGCCCaatcagcaagcaatgcagatgtagaagcacggtggctaggaaaatctccctagaaaggcaggatcCTAGGAAGAaacgtagagaggaaccagggtctgaggggtggccagtcctcttctggctgtgccgggtggagattgtaacagaacatggccgagatgttcaaacattcatagatgaccagcagggtcagataataataatcacagtggttgtagagggtgcaacaggtcagcaggtcagttggcttttcatagccgatcattcagagtcagagacagcaggtgcgggagagagagagagagtcgaaaacagcaggtccgggacaaggtagcacgtccggtgaacaggtcaaggttccatagccgcaggcagaacagttgaaactggagcagcagcacgaccaggtggactggggacagcaaggagtcatcaggccaggtagtcctgaggcatggtccttgggctcaggtcctctgatagaagagagagttagagggagcatacttaaattcacacaggacaccggataagacagtaaaaatactccagataaaacagactgatcctagccccccgacacaaactattgcaacataaatactggaggctgagacaggaggggtctcCGATGTGCCatatttccaacaagtcagtttgccaaatttctgccctgctagagctgccccagtcaactgtaagtgctgttattgtgaagtggaaatgtctaggagcaacaacggctcagccgcgaagtggtaggtcacacaagctcacagaaagggacagccgagtgctgaagcgcgtagcacgtaaaaatcgtctgttctcagttgcaacactcactacctagttccaaacttcctctggaagcaacatcagctaaataaatgtttgttggaagcttcatgaaatgggtttccatggcagagcagccgcacacaagcctaagattaccatgcgcaatgccaagcatcggctggagtggtgtaaagctcgctgccattggactctggagcagtggaaacttgttctctggagtgatgaatcacgcgtcaccatctggcagtccgacggatgaatcggagtttgacggatgccaggagaacactacctgccccaatgcattgtgccaactaaagtttggtggaggaggaataatggcctgggctaggccccttagttccaatggttcgggctaggctccttagttccagtgaagggaaatcttaactctacagcatacaatgacattctagatgattctgtacttccaactttgtggcaacagtttggggaaggccctttccggtttcagcatgacaacgctCCCGtgaacaaagcgaggtccatacagaaatggtttgtcaagatcggtgtggaagaacttgactggcctgcacagagccatgacctcctcaaccccatcgaatgaGCCATGcctcagtgcccaacctcactaatgctcttgtggctgaatggaagcaagtccccgcagcaatgatccacattgattttggaatgagatgttcgacaaacaggtgtccacatacttttggtcatgtagtgtattttaatAGGACAGTTAATTCTGTATGTTGAAAGTTGGCC from Salmo trutta chromosome 9, fSalTru1.1, whole genome shotgun sequence includes these protein-coding regions:
- the cdca2 gene encoding cell division cycle-associated protein 2: MDNLTLLEASCLSPMSNITSPLDFTLLTPSQLGISTQSFTPSSNVKEKSRLAQLKVKRRSNVGVRSSPETNSLIRYIAQQRMKTPPTTPQDTQAIPFFPRVPSTLKQKMAIFQSIMNVENEAVLKQDNHTGGCIKTRDVLSGGGWSCDGGGKENMSPVSQHPSLTSPPSKRRCTARTLGECVEEIREATTPVLKRTATILKQQQNKEVAVAQNKDHQSALNVEPSSVSLSPALGTDAVSQGKPQPSPMKQQHCTPTKEEQDQECSFELHSPSQPLVLHSGRVRTTLPQLFAMPALLEMNTTDEAEGGNVNSTMKKQVRFGILLPPELFDKNLPPSTPLRKGGTPARALTSSGGSQLRSLLKTPLTLAQPDFSSPCLTGASPPLTMGPCCGEQESAHTQGKIPFPSMEEDVDSSWMDNAELETGPLDLTSAFQEEDSVCEEMSDAASVPDPAPMPDPALEPEPAATARSRSRKRKQPEEKSEPVKKRSSRIAAKSACGRMKNSAKRCFAKKAVDRSLYGKRDYASKNPTLSPITEILSSLSHSPQHPHNCKRTAKEDSILLEDYVNSDPVTRVVTAAALWSSCFCPPVSEDSPEDTTPAAEPSDGPSVDCQSPVGSTTDSSGTGRAAQIWRRWSGPAKTSRTKRQSVIRVGRGNGRKVSVPVDNWLSEETEEQVETFDTEQDPTETIQPEVLVSSPAKHTVPGEPNAQSTSDPVDTDQCTGTLPDAGRSGDSPARADTDITTSCPPDEVSTTVAPSEQKAVSHVEQSPNKGGQRGAAQGPGRSRGRRSSIYASKVREEEQASQPNGPQAVEKRGQEVNDNHRSGMELGNVIEQASTSYPESLLPPWAQEEFNIDDVLRPLPCRGHRSVRRSLRNQSQSSTLEASGLAWLPHTSLDSISAVRRKTRGRRSSLEASGLATPHLSGLH